In one window of Pseudomonadota bacterium DNA:
- a CDS encoding 50S ribosomal protein L11 methyltransferase, giving the protein MKQTQKTFKTRVDILTEKGTEELFTEEIYSLLSNSGTWIEENGNDIVIKSYPEDIEIYLEYLKKLKINIKKTDIKKEEQQDYAGLTKKYFRPIKIGDITIFAPWNKQNTNRRSIIIDPGMAFGTGRHESTRIMMKLMEHINMEDKTVLDLGCGSGILSINAVLLGARKVTSIDNDADTVFSAKKNVALNNTEKISLACTDLQHVSGRYDIVLANLDIRTFTSYSEKIKEFVKRYGYIIVSGILWKERKKLVPLFHPFLLTQTEKKNAWCGFVFGRNV; this is encoded by the coding sequence GTGAAACAAACACAAAAAACATTTAAAACACGTGTAGACATCCTGACAGAAAAAGGAACAGAAGAACTGTTTACTGAAGAAATATACAGTCTTTTATCAAATTCCGGAACATGGATTGAAGAAAACGGCAACGATATTGTAATAAAATCCTATCCTGAAGACATTGAAATATACCTTGAATATCTCAAAAAGCTGAAAATTAATATTAAGAAAACCGATATTAAAAAAGAAGAACAACAGGACTATGCCGGGCTGACAAAAAAATATTTTCGGCCAATAAAAATTGGCGACATAACTATCTTTGCTCCCTGGAACAAACAGAATACAAATAGAAGATCGATCATCATTGATCCGGGAATGGCTTTTGGAACTGGCAGGCACGAATCAACAAGAATAATGATGAAACTTATGGAGCATATTAACATGGAGGACAAAACAGTTCTTGATCTCGGGTGTGGCTCAGGAATACTTTCTATAAATGCTGTCCTTCTCGGAGCAAGGAAAGTCACTTCAATTGATAATGATGCTGATACGGTTTTTTCTGCAAAAAAGAACGTCGCTCTCAACAATACGGAAAAAATATCCCTCGCCTGTACAGATCTCCAGCATGTTTCAGGAAGATATGATATTGTATTGGCAAACCTTGATATCAGGACATTCACCAGTTACTCGGAAAAGATAAAAGAATTCGTGAAAAGATATGGGTACATCATCGTCTCCGGCATATTGTGGAAGGAAAGAAAAAAGCTGGTTCCTCTTTTTCATCCTTTTTTACTCACACAAACAGAAAAGAAAAATGCCTGGTGCGGATTTGTGTTCGGGCGTAACGTATAA
- a CDS encoding MBL fold metallo-hydrolase: MKVYFWGTRGSLPASYTSEIIRKKIFNIIKASQGLRLCSDEDIEKFICNDPINRNLNFSATGSYGSNTSCMEIDGGDDYIICDAGTGLRDFGNDVMKSAAKGPQEKSNVFHIFISHLHWDHIQGFPFFVPAFIPGNQVHIYGFHKELEHAFITQQEYPFFPIPLKSLSADIRFNMLEENKEYKIAGFTVKGIKQNHPGDSYGYRFEKDGKSIVYSTDSEHKENACDEEYSFRNFFKNADLLVFDAQYSFADATSAKENWGHSNNIVAVELSVKAGVKHLCIYHNEPTFDDEGLDDFLENTRRYLKIYSETSQLTIDIAYDGMQIGL; this comes from the coding sequence GTGAAGGTATATTTCTGGGGGACACGGGGTTCATTGCCTGCTTCTTACACATCTGAAATAATAAGGAAAAAAATATTTAATATTATCAAGGCATCGCAAGGCCTAAGGCTTTGTAGTGATGAGGATATTGAGAAATTTATTTGCAACGATCCTATAAACAGAAACCTTAATTTCTCTGCAACCGGTAGTTATGGCAGCAATACCTCATGCATGGAAATAGACGGAGGCGACGATTATATCATCTGTGATGCCGGAACCGGGTTAAGAGACTTTGGAAACGATGTTATGAAATCTGCTGCTAAAGGACCCCAGGAAAAGTCTAATGTATTCCACATTTTCATATCTCATCTCCATTGGGATCATATACAGGGGTTCCCTTTTTTCGTACCCGCCTTTATCCCGGGGAACCAGGTGCATATATATGGATTTCATAAAGAACTGGAACATGCCTTTATAACCCAGCAGGAATATCCATTTTTCCCTATACCTCTTAAATCATTGAGCGCAGATATAAGATTTAACATGCTGGAAGAAAATAAAGAATATAAGATAGCCGGCTTTACCGTTAAAGGTATCAAACAGAACCATCCCGGGGATTCTTATGGATACAGGTTTGAAAAAGATGGCAAAAGTATCGTGTACTCAACTGATTCGGAACATAAAGAGAATGCTTGCGACGAGGAATACAGTTTTAGAAATTTCTTCAAAAATGCCGATCTTCTTGTTTTTGATGCTCAATATTCCTTTGCCGATGCGACTTCTGCAAAGGAAAACTGGGGTCATTCAAATAATATTGTAGCTGTGGAGCTAAGCGTAAAGGCCGGTGTGAAACATCTGTGTATCTATCATAACGAGCCTACCTTCGATGATGAAGGTTTGGATGATTTTTTGGAGAATACAAGGCGGTATTTAAAAATTTATTCAGAAACATCTCAACTCACGATAGATATTGCTTATGACGGTATGCAGATTGGTTTATAG
- a CDS encoding thiolase family protein, whose amino-acid sequence MNTFTKAYIPYNGYYSTPFCRWQGSMQNENAIELGAKTARRWFLEKKKIDPGIIDYLYFGITIHQHHLFYSHNWAAGMLTDNKKNVPGLMINQACTTSTTILNLAALAIEQGSMNVAFGLMTDRTSNGAHTIWPNPMGPGGEVIAENWLMDNFNADPNVMPPTKMVGTAENVAKLGGFTKEESDAVVLRRYEQYQDSLKNDREFQKKYMFPAEVKLSKKKTMLVETDEGVTSTTAEGLAKLGPAEKGGIHSFGAQTFPADGNCGFIVTTRDKAKELSADPKIEIQIVSYGYTRVDPGFMAAAPVPAAQMALANAGLKISDMKAIKSHNPFTANDLNFAKKMGNDIMKMNNYGCSLIYGHPQAPTAGRIIAEMLEEMVILGGGYCLWTGCAAGDTGAAMIFKVG is encoded by the coding sequence ATGAACACTTTTACAAAAGCTTATATACCTTACAACGGCTACTACTCAACACCGTTTTGCCGCTGGCAGGGAAGTATGCAGAATGAGAACGCCATTGAATTAGGCGCCAAAACAGCAAGAAGGTGGTTTTTGGAGAAAAAGAAGATAGATCCGGGCATCATTGACTATCTGTATTTTGGCATCACCATTCACCAGCATCACCTGTTTTACAGCCACAACTGGGCAGCAGGCATGTTGACAGACAACAAAAAGAATGTACCCGGCCTCATGATCAATCAGGCGTGCACCACATCCACCACTATCCTTAACCTTGCTGCTCTTGCTATAGAACAGGGCTCTATGAACGTAGCCTTTGGCCTTATGACCGACCGCACTTCCAACGGGGCTCACACCATTTGGCCGAACCCGATGGGTCCAGGTGGAGAAGTAATCGCTGAGAACTGGCTGATGGACAACTTCAACGCTGACCCAAATGTTATGCCACCTACAAAGATGGTAGGGACTGCTGAGAATGTAGCCAAGTTAGGTGGATTTACCAAAGAAGAGTCTGATGCAGTAGTCCTACGCCGCTACGAGCAGTATCAGGACTCACTTAAGAACGACAGAGAATTCCAGAAAAAATATATGTTCCCTGCAGAGGTAAAGCTTTCCAAGAAGAAAACCATGCTTGTAGAAACAGACGAAGGCGTAACCTCTACCACAGCAGAAGGTCTGGCAAAGCTTGGACCGGCTGAGAAGGGTGGAATCCACAGCTTCGGCGCACAGACATTCCCTGCTGACGGCAACTGCGGATTCATCGTGACCACTCGTGACAAAGCAAAAGAGTTGAGTGCTGATCCAAAGATAGAAATACAAATTGTCTCCTACGGTTACACCCGCGTCGATCCTGGTTTCATGGCTGCAGCTCCCGTACCGGCTGCTCAGATGGCTCTCGCCAATGCAGGCCTCAAGATCTCTGATATGAAGGCCATTAAGAGCCACAACCCTTTTACAGCCAACGATCTCAATTTCGCAAAGAAGATGGGCAACGATATTATGAAGATGAACAACTACGGATGCTCTTTGATCTATGGTCACCCCCAGGCTCCGACAGCAGGCAGAATTATTGCCGAGATGCTCGAGGAAATGGTTATCCTCGGTGGCGGCTATTGTCTCTGGACAGGCTGCGCAGCAGGCGACACCGGCGCTGCTATGATCTTTAAGGTAGGCTAA
- a CDS encoding ABC transporter ATP-binding protein, whose product MDENKNIYILKALKIKVERGNTILVDIPFFAIREGETVSLIGPNGAGKTTLLQTLCYLLKPFEGEIYFRGDRVGEKYPLNGYRRKLAMVFQEPLLFDTTVFNNVASGLKFRGVKRSEIKNIVMDNLRRFGIEHLSDRSARTLSGGEAQRTSLARAFATMPEILLLDEPFSALDPPTREALVEDVEKILKKSGITSILVTHDRMEALRLSHRIAVMKDGQILQIGSPAEIMNHPASEFVASFVGVETTLDGTVAGKEDGVLTVSVEGQIIEAVGDMNIGEHVILCIRPEQVVVSHNSVKGSTSLRNIFSGTVLKVTPLGPYQKIHLDCGFPLVAYITNSSNRKLALEEGKEITASFKATSVHVIAAKESNNTQKV is encoded by the coding sequence ATGGATGAAAATAAAAATATATATATACTTAAAGCACTTAAAATTAAGGTCGAAAGAGGAAATACTATTCTTGTCGACATACCTTTTTTTGCTATAAGAGAAGGCGAGACTGTATCGCTTATCGGTCCTAACGGTGCAGGAAAAACAACTCTCCTGCAAACCCTTTGCTATTTATTAAAACCTTTTGAAGGTGAAATATATTTCAGAGGTGACAGAGTAGGGGAAAAATATCCTTTGAACGGATACAGGCGCAAGCTTGCCATGGTTTTTCAGGAGCCTCTGCTTTTTGATACAACAGTTTTTAACAATGTTGCATCAGGTCTGAAATTCAGGGGGGTTAAAAGATCAGAAATCAAAAACATAGTTATGGATAATTTACGCCGCTTTGGTATTGAACATCTTAGTGACCGTTCGGCCAGAACGCTTTCAGGCGGAGAAGCGCAGAGGACAAGCCTTGCAAGAGCATTTGCCACAATGCCGGAGATATTGCTTCTTGATGAGCCTTTTTCAGCTCTTGACCCTCCCACACGTGAAGCTCTGGTGGAGGATGTGGAAAAAATATTAAAAAAATCCGGGATTACAAGCATACTTGTTACTCATGACCGGATGGAAGCATTAAGGCTTTCTCATCGCATTGCAGTAATGAAGGATGGACAAATTCTGCAGATAGGCTCTCCAGCTGAAATAATGAATCATCCGGCCAGTGAGTTTGTTGCTTCCTTTGTGGGTGTTGAGACAACGCTTGACGGAACAGTTGCAGGAAAAGAAGACGGTGTCCTTACAGTCTCAGTTGAAGGGCAAATTATTGAAGCTGTTGGAGATATGAATATCGGAGAACATGTAATTCTTTGCATAAGACCGGAACAGGTTGTTGTCTCACATAATTCCGTAAAAGGATCGACAAGTTTAAGAAATATATTTTCGGGAACCGTATTAAAAGTAACCCCACTCGGGCCCTATCAGAAAATACATCTTGATTGCGGTTTCCCTCTGGTGGCGTATATTACGAACAGTTCAAACAGGAAACTTGCCTTAGAGGAAGGAAAAGAAATAACCGCGTCCTTTAAAGCAACATCTGTTCATGTAATAGCAGCAAAAGAATCTAATAATACACAAAAGGTATAA
- a CDS encoding putative porin has translation MKKWFYALTGLFIAIFFTHSAYGSSSEMEVLLKILEKKGIITSSEAQSIAKETKEIAAKEAAKAKEEAATKQTLAKNDEAKKEWETPDWLKNTKFKGDLRLRGEVSDRLENNTKGTRERLRYRLRVGAETAITDQVTVGFGLGSGEYASTLAGANGNARSGNQTLSDSFTRKPVWIDTAYVTYKPAKWFSIMGGKFNNPVWQPSDFFLCSEVNPEGAAIKLSGTVSPYVDLFFDGAFYLLSERTTDPDAIMYVAQPGIKLNFTKDTSLRLTAGYYGFDNVARFTPFTGTTATNTLNSKGNYLYEYNAYTFGTELGFKNPFGSKMIPYFAILGGYITNSDPRRDNKAYLAGFNIGYPSIVNFADWNLEYTFRRYERDSVLDIFPDTSFYGGATNAMGHRIKAAFGLTKNISLGLNYYNTWTVRPVPAAANRNGNQSVENLGQLDFLFKF, from the coding sequence ATGAAAAAATGGTTCTATGCTTTGACAGGTTTATTTATTGCAATCTTTTTTACACATTCCGCGTATGGATCAAGCAGTGAAATGGAGGTTTTGCTGAAGATACTCGAGAAAAAAGGGATCATCACGTCTTCAGAAGCTCAAAGTATTGCAAAAGAAACCAAGGAGATTGCTGCCAAAGAGGCAGCAAAGGCAAAAGAGGAAGCAGCGACAAAACAAACATTGGCAAAGAATGATGAAGCAAAAAAGGAATGGGAAACACCGGATTGGCTAAAGAATACAAAATTCAAGGGAGACCTCAGGCTGCGCGGTGAAGTTAGTGACAGGCTGGAGAACAACACAAAGGGCACGCGTGAAAGACTCCGGTATAGACTGAGAGTGGGCGCTGAAACAGCAATAACCGACCAGGTTACGGTAGGCTTTGGGCTCGGCAGTGGAGAATATGCCAGTACCTTAGCCGGTGCAAACGGCAATGCGCGCTCCGGAAACCAGACATTGAGCGACTCCTTTACCAGGAAACCGGTCTGGATAGACACTGCATACGTTACGTACAAGCCGGCAAAGTGGTTCTCCATCATGGGCGGTAAATTCAATAACCCTGTATGGCAGCCCTCAGACTTTTTTCTATGCAGCGAAGTAAACCCTGAAGGTGCTGCAATCAAACTGAGCGGTACCGTATCTCCCTATGTCGATCTCTTTTTTGACGGAGCATTCTATCTCCTTTCAGAGAGAACAACCGATCCTGATGCCATCATGTATGTGGCCCAGCCAGGTATCAAGCTTAATTTCACCAAGGATACATCCCTGAGGCTCACCGCCGGATACTATGGTTTCGACAATGTCGCAAGATTTACTCCCTTTACGGGGACAACAGCTACCAACACGCTCAATAGTAAAGGGAATTATCTCTACGAGTACAATGCATACACCTTCGGCACCGAGTTGGGCTTCAAGAACCCCTTCGGTTCAAAGATGATACCTTATTTCGCCATTCTGGGCGGATATATTACCAACTCTGATCCCAGACGTGACAACAAGGCGTATCTTGCCGGGTTCAACATAGGATATCCGAGCATTGTAAACTTTGCCGACTGGAACCTCGAATACACATTCCGCAGGTATGAAAGAGACTCCGTGCTCGATATATTCCCTGACACAAGCTTTTACGGCGGCGCCACGAATGCGATGGGTCACAGGATTAAGGCTGCCTTCGGCTTGACAAAAAATATAAGTCTCGGGCTGAATTACTACAATACCTGGACAGTTCGACCGGTTCCAGCAGCCGCTAATAGAAACGGCAACCAGTCTGTGGAAAACTTGGGACAGTTGGATTTCCTCTTCAAGTTCTAA
- a CDS encoding ABC transporter permease: protein MDLIFEGIKKAILLLFTMDREVLEITFLSLKVSGIATIISLLIGISIGTLVALTRFPGKKIVVSLINTAMGLPPVVVGLFVSIFLWRSGPLGFLGLLYTPSAIIIAQSVIATPIVMGITVAAMQQLPKKMRLQILALGANRLQMVWMLIKEAKLSLLAAVMAGFGGVISEVGASIMVGGNIKGYTRVLTTATVMETSKGNFDIAIALSIILLALAYFINIILTYVQQRERPK, encoded by the coding sequence ATGGACTTGATTTTTGAAGGAATTAAGAAGGCAATTCTATTGCTCTTTACCATGGACCGCGAAGTGCTGGAGATTACCTTCCTGTCTCTAAAGGTTTCCGGTATAGCAACTATAATCAGTCTGCTTATCGGTATATCAATCGGCACACTTGTTGCCCTTACACGATTCCCGGGAAAAAAAATAGTTGTGAGTCTTATCAATACTGCCATGGGATTACCGCCTGTTGTAGTTGGACTTTTTGTTTCAATTTTTTTATGGCGAAGCGGCCCATTAGGTTTTTTAGGACTTCTTTATACTCCATCAGCTATTATTATTGCACAGTCTGTCATAGCTACCCCGATAGTGATGGGTATTACTGTTGCAGCTATGCAGCAGCTTCCAAAAAAAATGAGGCTTCAGATACTTGCCCTTGGCGCTAACAGGCTTCAGATGGTCTGGATGCTTATTAAAGAAGCAAAGCTTTCTTTACTGGCAGCAGTTATGGCAGGTTTTGGCGGAGTAATTTCAGAAGTAGGTGCTTCAATAATGGTCGGTGGAAACATAAAAGGTTATACACGTGTCCTTACAACAGCTACTGTAATGGAAACAAGCAAGGGCAATTTCGATATCGCTATCGCTTTGAGTATAATATTGCTTGCCCTGGCGTATTTTATAAATATTATTTTGACGTATGTGCAGCAGAGAGAAAGACCAAAGTGA
- a CDS encoding helix-turn-helix transcriptional regulator, protein MEIISARDLSKYLKINEKKIYKLVQESKLPHIKIGGKIAFTKETIDKWILESTAREENIFIAGSDDILLRRIIDVYNSKNSSTIYYAPVGSINGLKALKKGAATMSCVHILDIEKKEYNTSYIERYLSGDDYIVIQMFFREQGLYLQKNNSKVINSIEDIAAKGATFINRNQGSGTRLLFDFLLREKKIDPSDIKGYNNEVESHLQAGLNVVKGNADVAFGVIHLAHMLGLNFVPLFRERFDMVIPKEHSLSSYVKNFLTFFEQPVLHTHIKDFTGYDASRMGNIIYPNV, encoded by the coding sequence ATGGAAATTATATCTGCAAGAGATCTTTCAAAGTATTTAAAAATAAACGAGAAAAAGATTTATAAACTCGTTCAGGAATCAAAACTGCCGCATATAAAAATTGGCGGCAAGATAGCATTTACAAAAGAGACGATCGATAAATGGATACTAGAAAGTACCGCAAGAGAAGAAAATATATTTATTGCAGGCAGTGATGATATCCTGTTACGCAGGATTATTGATGTGTATAATAGCAAAAACAGCTCTACAATCTACTATGCACCTGTCGGAAGCATCAACGGATTAAAAGCCTTAAAAAAAGGCGCTGCAACCATGTCCTGTGTCCACATTCTTGATATAGAAAAAAAAGAATATAATACCTCTTATATAGAAAGATACCTTTCAGGTGATGATTATATTGTCATTCAAATGTTCTTCAGGGAACAAGGGCTTTATCTCCAGAAAAATAATTCAAAAGTAATAAACTCCATTGAGGATATTGCAGCTAAAGGTGCAACATTTATAAACAGGAACCAGGGGTCAGGCACCAGACTTCTCTTCGACTTTCTGCTCAGAGAAAAGAAGATAGATCCATCAGATATTAAAGGATACAACAACGAAGTAGAATCGCACCTTCAGGCAGGCTTGAATGTTGTAAAGGGTAATGCTGATGTTGCTTTTGGTGTTATACATTTAGCCCACATGCTCGGCTTAAACTTTGTCCCTTTATTCAGGGAAAGGTTCGACATGGTCATTCCAAAGGAACATTCCCTCAGTAGCTATGTAAAGAACTTCCTGACATTTTTTGAGCAACCTGTTCTGCATACTCACATTAAGGATTTTACCGGCTATGATGCGTCCAGAATGGGTAATATAATTTATCCCAATGTATGA
- a CDS encoding uridine kinase has translation MTLIRERDGRRLHIKSKLMGESLVGKTFVEGLEIAPQERLFPDVNIIKIGGQSICDRGAKALPPIIQEIIENSKNHKMLLTTGGGTRSRHIYTIGLELGMPTGILAKFGSSISEQNALLVSMLLAQHGGIKIGHDEIVKLVNYFAQGCIPVMHGMPPYDYFALPPAKGRIPVHRTDVGTILMANLIGARKCIFIKDEKGLYTDDPKKNPQAEFIPEIGAKSLIEKDLEDLIIERPCLEILQNSEVLNEIQIINGLEKGNITRALNGEHVGTTIFKE, from the coding sequence ATGACCCTTATAAGAGAGAGGGATGGACGTCGTCTGCATATCAAAAGCAAGCTTATGGGTGAAAGCCTTGTAGGTAAAACCTTTGTCGAAGGTTTAGAAATAGCTCCACAGGAAAGACTTTTTCCTGATGTAAATATCATAAAAATTGGCGGTCAATCTATTTGTGACAGAGGTGCAAAGGCGCTTCCGCCGATTATTCAGGAAATTATAGAAAACAGCAAGAACCATAAGATGCTTTTAACAACAGGCGGTGGAACAAGAAGCAGACATATTTACACGATCGGTCTTGAACTCGGCATGCCCACAGGCATACTTGCGAAATTCGGAAGTTCCATATCAGAGCAGAATGCATTGCTTGTTTCAATGCTCCTTGCTCAACATGGTGGTATAAAGATCGGCCACGATGAGATTGTCAAACTTGTTAATTATTTTGCACAGGGGTGTATTCCGGTTATGCACGGCATGCCGCCATATGATTATTTTGCATTGCCTCCGGCAAAGGGACGTATACCTGTTCATCGTACGGATGTCGGAACAATACTTATGGCAAATTTGATCGGTGCACGCAAATGTATCTTTATTAAAGATGAAAAGGGCCTCTACACGGATGATCCTAAGAAAAATCCCCAAGCTGAATTTATACCTGAAATAGGTGCAAAATCATTGATTGAGAAGGATCTGGAAGATCTTATTATTGAACGTCCATGCCTTGAGATCCTTCAGAACAGTGAAGTGCTTAATGAAATCCAGATCATTAACGGTCTGGAAAAAGGAAATATAACACGTGCTCTTAATGGGGAACATGTGGGAACCACTATCTTCAAAGAGTAA
- a CDS encoding substrate-binding domain-containing protein, whose translation MKKLVSLSIILLAIFLLSGISPVQAIDKNIIMATTTSTQDSGLLDVLLPVFEKKTGYFVKTIAVGSGQAMAMGQKGEADVLLVHSPAAEQVFVKEGYGINRRLVMHNDYVVVGPASDPAKIKGMKSTIDVFKKIASTGNVFMSRGDNSGTHSKEKDIWKKAGVKYEGEKWYQQTGLGMGQTLNVASEKAAYTLADRGTYMALKKRLSLDILAEGDSVLLNIYHVIEVNPSKWPKVNAPGARAFADFMVSKEVQDIVKTFGVDKFGSPLFFPDAGKKVEDLGK comes from the coding sequence ATGAAAAAATTGGTAAGTTTATCAATAATCTTATTGGCAATATTTTTATTGTCCGGCATTTCACCTGTTCAGGCTATAGATAAGAACATAATTATGGCTACTACGACAAGCACCCAGGATTCAGGTCTTCTCGATGTACTTTTGCCTGTTTTTGAAAAGAAGACGGGCTATTTTGTGAAAACTATTGCTGTCGGATCAGGACAGGCAATGGCAATGGGCCAGAAAGGAGAAGCAGATGTACTGCTTGTTCATTCCCCGGCTGCCGAACAGGTGTTCGTGAAAGAGGGCTATGGTATCAACAGAAGACTTGTTATGCACAATGACTATGTTGTTGTGGGACCGGCCTCAGACCCTGCGAAAATCAAAGGCATGAAATCTACCATAGATGTCTTCAAAAAAATAGCTTCGACTGGAAATGTTTTTATGTCAAGGGGCGATAATTCCGGAACACATTCAAAAGAAAAGGATATCTGGAAAAAAGCCGGTGTGAAATATGAAGGTGAAAAGTGGTATCAGCAGACGGGTCTTGGTATGGGACAGACATTGAATGTTGCGTCAGAGAAAGCGGCATATACACTGGCTGACCGCGGCACTTACATGGCATTAAAGAAAAGACTCAGCCTTGACATACTTGCCGAGGGTGACTCCGTACTTCTTAATATTTACCATGTAATCGAAGTAAATCCTTCAAAATGGCCCAAAGTAAATGCTCCCGGAGCCAGAGCATTCGCAGATTTTATGGTATCAAAGGAAGTGCAGGACATTGTTAAGACATTTGGCGTGGACAAGTTCGGTTCTCCGCTTTTCTTCCCTGATGCAGGCAAAAAGGTAGAGGATCTTGGGAAGTAA
- a CDS encoding substrate-binding domain-containing protein translates to MFIVYSIKLTEDISYSGSVEIKYFFFTVALCIVFVLPHSGNAESSNFILLSSTIGPIDSGIVSVLEDQFEKETGIRVRHVGAGTGAALDIARKGNVDLVMVHAKSLEEKFIQEGFGTERIDLMYNDFVIVGPKDDPAGIRGMKQATEAIKQVSAKGAAFITRGDKSGTHMAEMALWEKAGIKPAGAWYVAYEKGAEGNVPTLRFTDQKGAYTVIDRATFLSIKDSIKLLVLAEGDEVLLNYISLIPVNPKKFTGVNEKDTATFVQWLTATDKGQAIIRDFGKDKYGSPLFFPNSKEWKDAQRVKNNILIKE, encoded by the coding sequence ATGTTTATAGTATATTCTATAAAATTAACTGAAGATATTAGCTATTCAGGGAGTGTCGAAATAAAATATTTCTTTTTCACAGTTGCATTATGCATCGTTTTTGTTTTGCCTCATTCCGGTAATGCGGAAAGTAGTAATTTTATCCTTTTGTCAAGTACAATAGGTCCTATCGATTCAGGTATCGTCAGTGTTCTGGAAGATCAGTTTGAAAAAGAGACAGGGATAAGGGTGCGCCACGTTGGTGCAGGGACCGGTGCCGCCCTGGATATTGCACGAAAAGGCAATGTTGATCTTGTCATGGTCCATGCCAAATCACTTGAAGAGAAATTTATACAGGAGGGATTCGGAACAGAAAGGATTGACCTCATGTATAACGATTTTGTTATTGTAGGCCCCAAGGACGACCCTGCCGGTATCAGGGGAATGAAGCAGGCCACGGAAGCCATTAAGCAGGTTTCTGCAAAAGGTGCAGCATTTATTACAAGGGGAGATAAATCAGGAACACATATGGCAGAGATGGCGCTTTGGGAGAAGGCTGGTATAAAGCCTGCGGGCGCATGGTATGTAGCTTACGAAAAAGGTGCAGAGGGAAATGTCCCCACTCTTCGATTTACAGACCAGAAGGGCGCATATACAGTCATCGACAGGGCAACATTTCTTTCGATTAAAGACTCAATCAAACTTTTAGTGCTTGCGGAAGGCGATGAAGTCCTTTTAAACTATATTTCTCTGATCCCGGTAAATCCTAAAAAATTTACTGGAGTAAATGAGAAGGATACTGCAACATTTGTCCAGTGGCTCACAGCGACGGACAAAGGCCAGGCCATTATCAGGGACTTCGGCAAAGACAAATATGGCAGTCCTCTTTTCTTCCCGAATTCAAAGGAATGGAAGGATGCTCAAAGGGTAAAAAATAATATTCTTATAAAGGAGTGA